The following are encoded together in the Candidatus Omnitrophota bacterium genome:
- the purH gene encoding bifunctional phosphoribosylaminoimidazolecarboxamide formyltransferase/IMP cyclohydrolase, whose translation MIKVKRALISVSDKTGLNEFAKGLHAKGIEIISTGGTARTLKDFGIPVIEVSDYTGFPEMLDGRVKTLHPSIHGGLLAVRDNPEHMKQLKEHHIGLIDMVVINLYPFERVIQKKNVALEEVIENIDIGGPSMLRSAAKNFKSVAVVCNPSRYKEILKELDTNTGILSDAVLINLALEAFQTTSRYDSIIYDYLTNRLRSGDFSGLPKELSLRFSKVQDLRYGENPHQAAAFYRDSDSQTGLAKIKQLHGKELSFNNILDLNATVAIIREFDGPAATIIKHNNPTGVCEGKSLAKAYQNAHACDPLSAFGGIIGLNRDVDTATAKLIAKSGFMECIIAPGFDKEALAILTQKKNVRIIEVDLKNFKPKEFDFKKVSGGLLLQDQDSRKLNISELKVVSKLKPTADQLESMHFAWKVVKNVKSNAIVLAKGKNIVGVGCGQTSRVESAATAIKKAGKNVRGAVLASDAFIPKVDTVTLAKKAGIKAIIQTGGSIEDANVIKAADKSKIIMVVTGVRHFKH comes from the coding sequence ATGATTAAAGTTAAGCGTGCCCTGATCAGCGTTTCGGATAAAACGGGTTTAAACGAATTTGCTAAAGGGCTTCATGCAAAAGGCATTGAGATCATTTCCACCGGAGGAACGGCGCGCACACTTAAAGACTTTGGCATTCCGGTTATCGAAGTTTCGGATTATACCGGGTTTCCCGAAATGCTCGACGGAAGAGTAAAAACGCTACATCCTTCTATTCACGGCGGGCTTTTAGCGGTCCGTGATAATCCCGAACATATGAAGCAGCTTAAAGAGCATCATATCGGCCTTATCGATATGGTTGTTATTAATCTTTATCCGTTCGAGCGCGTCATCCAAAAAAAGAATGTTGCCTTAGAAGAGGTCATCGAAAATATTGATATTGGTGGGCCCTCCATGCTTCGCTCGGCGGCTAAGAATTTTAAAAGTGTTGCCGTTGTTTGCAATCCTTCCCGCTACAAAGAAATTTTAAAAGAATTAGACACTAATACCGGCATTCTTTCCGATGCTGTTTTGATCAATTTAGCTTTAGAGGCATTTCAAACCACGTCACGCTATGATAGTATTATTTACGACTATCTAACCAATCGTTTACGCAGCGGAGATTTTTCCGGGCTTCCCAAAGAATTATCCTTACGATTTTCTAAAGTTCAGGATCTACGTTACGGAGAAAATCCGCATCAAGCGGCCGCGTTTTATCGTGATAGTGATAGTCAAACTGGTTTAGCCAAAATCAAACAACTGCACGGCAAAGAACTTTCTTTCAATAATATTTTGGACCTTAACGCGACCGTTGCCATTATCCGGGAATTTGACGGGCCGGCGGCAACGATCATTAAACATAATAATCCGACCGGTGTCTGCGAGGGTAAATCATTAGCAAAGGCTTATCAAAATGCGCACGCGTGCGATCCTTTGTCAGCATTTGGTGGGATCATAGGCCTTAACCGCGATGTGGATACGGCGACGGCAAAACTGATCGCTAAAAGCGGTTTTATGGAATGTATTATTGCGCCGGGATTTGATAAAGAGGCTTTAGCGATCTTAACTCAAAAGAAAAACGTCCGCATCATCGAAGTGGATCTGAAAAATTTTAAACCCAAGGAATTTGATTTTAAGAAAGTATCCGGCGGACTTTTACTGCAGGATCAAGACAGCAGAAAGCTTAATATTTCCGAATTAAAAGTTGTCAGTAAATTAAAGCCTACGGCGGATCAGTTGGAATCAATGCATTTTGCTTGGAAAGTTGTTAAGAATGTCAAATCCAACGCGATCGTTCTCGCCAAAGGAAAAAATATCGTCGGTGTTGGTTGCGGCCAGACCAGTCGCGTGGAAAGCGCGGCAACAGCGATAAAGAAGGCCGGAAAAAATGTGCGTGGTGCTGTTTTAGCCTCTGATGCTTTTATCCCTAAGGTTGACACGGTAACGCTTGCCAAAAAAGCCGGGATCAAGGCGATCATCCAAACCGGCGGTTCTATCGAAGATGCCAATGTCATCAAAGCGGCGGATAAGTCAAAGATCATTATGGTTGTAACCGGCGTTCGGCATTTTAAGCATTGA
- a CDS encoding folylpolyglutamate synthase/dihydrofolate synthase family protein yields MTSSEARTYLDSFANYELKSLPDAQHFDLRRVHQLLSFLGNPQKKIKFLHIAGTKGKGSTCVFVAYILRAAGYRVGLYTSPHFYNFAERIRILNPWKKFPIQNYFSGTISETHLLHVVKDIKSAVEKVKKNKKWGTLTFFEVYTVLAIYYFAKQRVDFAVLETGLGGRLDATNCVDAIVCAITSISLEHTDFLGTTIKSIAREKSGIIKKKDQIVIIAPQKKDALTVIKNFSGKIGSRNYFLGKDIRFQREKQDLREQVFHLKGLRNSYRDLKTSLLGRHQIVNAATAIGMVESLSSKGFFIDASSIRQGIREALWPGRFEIIKKNPYIVLDGAHNKASAAILARTVKEIFKTRKVILILGISNDKDISGICRELGKIAKKIILTKAAHPRAFEFSDKDKKRFPRKEVIMANDVKQAMDEALASSERNDIILVAGSLFIAAEARKLCVQFQ; encoded by the coding sequence ATGACCTCATCTGAGGCAAGAACATATCTCGATTCTTTTGCTAATTACGAATTAAAATCCCTTCCTGATGCGCAACATTTTGATCTGCGCCGTGTTCATCAACTTCTTAGCTTTCTCGGAAATCCTCAAAAAAAAATAAAATTTCTTCACATCGCCGGAACAAAAGGCAAAGGGTCCACCTGTGTTTTTGTGGCCTATATTTTGCGCGCGGCCGGTTATCGCGTCGGATTATATACATCGCCGCATTTTTATAATTTTGCGGAAAGAATTCGTATTCTCAATCCCTGGAAAAAATTCCCTATTCAAAATTATTTTTCCGGAACAATCAGCGAAACACATTTATTGCACGTGGTCAAAGACATAAAAAGCGCAGTTGAGAAGGTTAAGAAGAATAAAAAATGGGGGACATTGACCTTCTTTGAAGTTTATACGGTTTTAGCGATCTATTATTTTGCGAAGCAAAGAGTTGATTTTGCGGTTCTGGAAACCGGTTTAGGCGGCAGGCTTGACGCGACGAATTGCGTGGACGCGATCGTCTGCGCTATTACGTCGATTAGCCTGGAGCATACGGATTTTTTGGGAACAACCATCAAGAGCATCGCTCGGGAAAAATCAGGAATTATAAAAAAGAAAGATCAAATTGTTATTATTGCTCCTCAAAAAAAAGATGCTTTAACGGTTATCAAAAATTTTTCCGGCAAGATTGGTTCTAGAAATTATTTTCTTGGGAAAGATATACGATTTCAAAGAGAGAAACAAGATCTTAGAGAACAAGTTTTTCATCTTAAGGGATTGAGAAATTCTTACCGGGATTTAAAAACAAGTCTTTTAGGGCGTCATCAAATTGTTAATGCCGCGACGGCCATTGGCATGGTAGAATCGCTTTCTAGTAAAGGGTTTTTTATTGATGCATCAAGTATTCGCCAGGGAATTAGGGAAGCGTTGTGGCCTGGACGATTTGAGATCATTAAAAAAAATCCGTACATTGTTTTAGACGGAGCTCATAACAAGGCTTCTGCTGCTATTTTAGCGCGAACTGTCAAAGAGATTTTCAAAACAAGAAAAGTTATTCTTATTTTGGGAATTTCTAATGATAAAGATATTTCCGGGATCTGTCGGGAACTCGGTAAAATAGCAAAGAAGATTATTTTGACGAAAGCCGCTCATCCTCGGGCGTTTGAATTTTCGGACAAGGATAAAAAAAGATTCCCTCGTAAAGAAGTGATCATGGCAAACGATGTAAAACAGGCTATGGATGAAGCATTAGCTTCGTCGGAGAGAAATGATATCATCTTAGTTGCGGGTTCGCTTTTTATCGCCGCAGAGGCAAGGAAATTATGCGTTCAATTCCAATAG
- the mnmE gene encoding tRNA uridine-5-carboxymethylaminomethyl(34) synthesis GTPase MnmE, translating into MRSIPIDDTIVAISTAAGQGGIGIIRLSGKGSLKIADQIFISKNKMKPSDFKSYTVHYGWIINKIKNQKSKIKNKGNLSADTDADTIDEVLLTVMRAPKSYTREDIVEISCHGSSVSLKAILSVIVSCGARLAEPGEFTKRAFLNGRIDLAQAEAVLDIIQAKTDAFLKVSLHQLKGELTVELEAIREILMDIYTEIEAIVNFPEDDIDASNVKGISKKIDAACRRVEELLKTSEHGKVLKDGIKVVLCGKPNVGKSSLLNVFLKQSRAIVTDIAGTTRDTIEETAQIKGIPLQLIDTAGILVPRDLIEEEAVKRSRMSIESADLVLLILDGNRTLDEEDVKLFTQVKDRNVFLVVNKCDLPQKLEKEEMASKMNHKKIFFVSALEKKGISELENEIVKNVWHEEAVNTRGILISNVRHIHSLQECVAGLKKARKSLTERISLEFISEEIRSAVNCLDQITGRDIDSDLLDKIFSSFCIGK; encoded by the coding sequence ATGCGTTCAATTCCAATAGACGATACGATCGTTGCTATTTCAACAGCCGCCGGACAAGGCGGTATTGGGATCATCCGTTTAAGCGGTAAAGGATCTTTGAAGATCGCTGATCAGATATTTATATCAAAGAATAAAATGAAACCATCTGATTTTAAAAGTTACACAGTTCATTACGGATGGATCATTAATAAGATCAAAAACCAGAAATCCAAAATCAAAAATAAGGGCAATCTATCGGCGGATACGGACGCAGACACAATCGATGAAGTTCTTTTGACCGTTATGCGCGCGCCCAAAAGTTACACCAGAGAAGATATCGTTGAAATCAGCTGTCATGGCAGCAGCGTTTCTTTAAAAGCTATTTTAAGCGTGATTGTTTCTTGCGGCGCTAGATTAGCCGAACCGGGTGAGTTTACTAAACGCGCCTTTCTTAACGGGCGTATTGATCTGGCACAAGCGGAAGCCGTTTTAGATATTATCCAAGCAAAAACGGATGCCTTTCTGAAGGTAAGCCTTCATCAATTAAAAGGGGAATTGACCGTTGAGCTTGAAGCGATCAGGGAAATCCTGATGGATATTTATACGGAAATAGAAGCCATTGTTAATTTTCCGGAAGATGATATTGATGCTTCCAATGTAAAGGGTATTTCCAAGAAAATTGACGCAGCTTGCAGGCGGGTTGAGGAACTTCTTAAAACCAGTGAACACGGAAAAGTTTTAAAAGACGGGATCAAGGTGGTTTTGTGCGGTAAGCCTAATGTCGGGAAATCTTCACTGCTCAATGTTTTCTTAAAGCAGTCGCGCGCTATTGTGACGGATATCGCCGGAACAACCCGCGACACCATTGAAGAAACGGCGCAGATCAAAGGAATTCCGCTCCAGCTCATTGATACAGCCGGGATCTTGGTTCCGCGTGACCTCATAGAAGAAGAAGCGGTCAAGCGAAGCCGGATGTCCATCGAAAGCGCGGATTTGGTGCTTTTGATCCTAGACGGAAATCGGACATTGGATGAAGAAGACGTAAAGCTTTTCACGCAAGTAAAAGACCGCAATGTTTTTTTGGTCGTCAACAAATGTGATCTGCCTCAGAAATTAGAAAAAGAAGAAATGGCAAGTAAGATGAACCATAAAAAGATCTTTTTTGTTTCCGCGCTTGAGAAAAAAGGAATTTCTGAACTAGAAAATGAGATCGTTAAAAATGTTTGGCATGAAGAAGCCGTTAATACCAGAGGCATTCTTATCAGCAATGTCCGCCATATTCATTCTCTTCAAGAATGTGTGGCGGGTTTAAAAAAAGCAAGAAAATCATTAACAGAACGTATATCGCTGGAGTTTATATCAGAAGAAATAAGATCAGCCGTGAATTGCTTAGATCAAATTACCGGGCGAGATATTGATTCAGATCTTCTGGATAAGATCTTCTCTAGTTTTTGTATCGGAAAATAG
- a CDS encoding CvpA family protein — protein MSFIIDIIVLGILAFFVLNGYSKGIVRILIGPLSLAIGVGAGYYYFHQTSDIFKSFLLICLGPIVLNIFLTLLVNWWNRSVDGGMPPTLLSRLLGGFFNFGWSIAVVFILFTCIATLPPMIGNIFGIQDTVLASKSYQCLNQLTQGRVGFADQMKNVATITQHPEQLEAVRQLPQFQEFSQNEKVKEVLADPEIVQQIEKKDLTKLLSNPKIAQLMQDKDVVKKIMDLNAAILTQTPSLTETQTSQPSSQPENP, from the coding sequence TTGTCGTTCATTATTGATATCATTGTTCTGGGCATCTTGGCTTTTTTTGTCTTGAACGGTTATTCGAAAGGCATTGTCCGCATCCTGATCGGCCCTTTGTCACTTGCCATTGGCGTCGGAGCAGGATATTATTACTTCCATCAAACATCCGATATCTTCAAATCATTTCTTTTGATCTGCCTCGGGCCCATCGTTTTGAATATTTTCCTAACATTATTGGTCAATTGGTGGAACAGGTCCGTAGATGGTGGAATGCCGCCAACACTTTTAAGCCGGCTATTAGGAGGGTTTTTTAACTTTGGCTGGAGCATTGCGGTTGTGTTCATCCTTTTCACCTGCATTGCTACTTTACCACCTATGATCGGAAATATTTTTGGGATCCAAGATACTGTCCTTGCGTCGAAAAGTTACCAGTGCTTAAATCAATTAACACAAGGACGCGTTGGGTTTGCCGATCAGATGAAAAACGTTGCCACCATTACTCAGCATCCCGAACAACTAGAAGCTGTCCGGCAGTTGCCGCAGTTCCAGGAATTTTCTCAAAATGAAAAAGTGAAAGAAGTCTTAGCCGACCCGGAGATAGTTCAGCAAATTGAGAAAAAAGACCTGACAAAACTATTGTCGAATCCAAAGATTGCCCAATTAATGCAGGATAAAGATGTGGTTAAAAAGATCATGGATTTAAATGCGGCTATTTTAACGCAGACGCCCAGCCTCACTGAAACACAAACCTCGCAACCGTCAAGCCAACCGGAAAATCCTTAA
- a CDS encoding PilZ domain-containing protein translates to MSEERRKDPRIKEDFSILCQVYRKVSAEGNPSKVLDISHVGICFLADREIAKDDVIRITLRVPPDFKEKAELFGRVIESIRAEDGNFKTRAAFFDLSAGAKNSIDHLSRQSKTP, encoded by the coding sequence ATGAGCGAAGAACGCCGCAAAGATCCCCGGATCAAAGAAGATTTCAGCATCCTCTGTCAGGTTTACCGCAAGGTCTCCGCGGAAGGAAACCCGTCTAAAGTCTTAGACATTAGCCACGTTGGCATTTGTTTTCTCGCCGATCGTGAAATCGCCAAAGATGATGTCATCCGTATTACATTACGCGTACCTCCGGATTTTAAAGAAAAGGCGGAACTGTTTGGCCGAGTCATCGAGTCAATAAGAGCTGAGGATGGAAATTTTAAAACACGCGCGGCATTTTTTGATTTGAGCGCCGGAGCTAAAAACTCCATCGATCATCTCTCCAGGCAGTCTAAAACACCATAA
- a CDS encoding glycosyltransferase family 39 protein — MSSWNKHYLRFIVLVVVLIAIALSIATYHINYWPTDSENPYLPAARKLFELPYISQIHDLFSFSSFKLTMRAKETLILGIAIMQKLLNDYDSLYPNVLLLILAVAISSLLIYFIIKEFFDEHAGLFACTLFTASFWPYLYILQGAHPPLVLMNFLAAVFFIQRSEKYKGAYFLSGIFLGLMFFSSPTSSVYFPYCLAVFIYYAIIKPNLSKENLYKAFIPAALIFTGALSIFLLFTIPRPIQNMEYFFKFIRMSQHSNNFIIYKNYLAQFFPVPLSMRGDGWEWIFRYFFLVMPIMFWAYLVSLALITIACFKNRRLIWIVLLSLSTPILVEIIQVAQFGRNYFSWFAGIIFTLSLVFHEIRTQIWALSRKYKIIFTSVVFLLLASHIIFNARVFLSDVFPSRMVTTRIYDWLMNKRTNEVYTYLAHPRYKNIVMYLNNPKHENKVYFQWIDTIAQVTKGYILIPPITGKTIWCECREEDFKADPYLTELFESGHFYDYVVATFPSLSSSPMWTQEEEICTYRDLIVKDIRDADRQKGFAWILDGKKLHDEWFSKKNLLK, encoded by the coding sequence ATGAGCTCATGGAATAAACATTATTTACGTTTTATTGTCCTTGTGGTCGTTTTGATCGCTATCGCTTTATCGATAGCAACTTATCACATCAATTATTGGCCGACGGATTCCGAAAATCCTTACCTTCCTGCCGCTCGAAAACTTTTTGAACTTCCCTACATATCCCAGATCCATGACCTTTTTAGCTTCAGTTCTTTCAAATTAACGATGCGCGCCAAGGAAACTCTTATTCTAGGCATCGCCATCATGCAAAAACTCTTGAACGACTACGATAGCCTTTATCCCAATGTTTTGCTTCTTATCTTAGCCGTCGCTATTTCTTCTTTACTGATCTACTTTATCATTAAAGAATTCTTCGATGAGCATGCCGGTTTATTCGCGTGCACGCTTTTTACCGCCTCTTTTTGGCCTTATTTGTATATTTTGCAAGGAGCGCATCCGCCTTTAGTGCTGATGAATTTTCTGGCGGCTGTCTTTTTCATCCAGCGATCAGAAAAATATAAGGGCGCTTATTTTTTATCCGGAATATTCCTAGGGCTGATGTTCTTTTCGTCACCAACATCTTCTGTCTATTTCCCTTACTGTCTGGCTGTCTTTATCTATTACGCGATCATAAAACCAAATTTATCCAAGGAAAATCTTTACAAAGCCTTTATCCCCGCCGCCTTGATCTTCACCGGAGCATTGAGCATCTTTCTGTTGTTCACCATTCCTCGCCCCATTCAAAATATGGAATACTTTTTCAAATTTATCCGCATGAGCCAACACAGCAATAATTTCATCATCTATAAAAATTACTTGGCTCAGTTTTTCCCGGTTCCCTTATCCATGCGCGGAGACGGATGGGAATGGATCTTCAGATATTTCTTTCTTGTCATGCCCATTATGTTTTGGGCATATCTTGTCTCTCTGGCGCTCATAACGATCGCCTGTTTTAAGAATCGCCGCTTGATTTGGATCGTCCTTTTAAGCCTTTCCACGCCGATCTTAGTTGAGATCATTCAGGTGGCTCAATTCGGACGAAATTACTTCTCTTGGTTTGCGGGAATTATTTTCACCTTAAGCCTCGTTTTTCACGAAATAAGAACGCAGATCTGGGCTCTTTCAAGAAAATATAAAATAATTTTTACGAGCGTTGTTTTCTTGCTTCTAGCAAGCCATATTATTTTTAACGCGCGGGTATTTTTATCCGATGTCTTTCCTTCTCGCATGGTCACAACCCGCATTTATGATTGGCTGATGAATAAACGCACCAATGAAGTCTACACATATTTGGCTCATCCCCGTTACAAAAATATCGTCATGTATCTTAATAATCCTAAACATGAAAATAAGGTCTATTTTCAGTGGATAGACACGATCGCCCAGGTCACCAAAGGTTATATCCTGATCCCCCCGATCACCGGAAAAACGATCTGGTGTGAATGCCGAGAAGAAGATTTTAAAGCCGATCCCTATTTGACAGAACTTTTTGAATCGGGGCATTTTTATGATTATGTTGTTGCCACATTTCCGTCTTTATCATCCAGTCCTATGTGGACTCAAGAAGAAGAGATCTGCACTTATCGCGATCTTATTGTTAAGGACATACGTGACGCGGACCGTCAAAAAGGTTTTGCCTGGATATTGGATGGGAAAAAACTTCATGACGAATGGTTTTCTAAGAAAAATCTCTTAAAATAA
- a CDS encoding tetratricopeptide repeat protein, translated as MRKYSRIIFVVVACFFLCSCERIKTSMMYLEASTAYNQGNMGKAIDIYKKLLEVKPDDPQLHWSLGAAYFTKGDLYNTRKQIVVLRKLNRQDLAEDLEQLLEE; from the coding sequence ATGAGAAAGTATTCCCGGATCATTTTTGTCGTTGTTGCGTGTTTTTTTCTTTGTTCGTGCGAAAGAATAAAGACATCCATGATGTATCTGGAGGCGAGCACAGCCTATAATCAGGGCAATATGGGCAAAGCCATTGACATATACAAAAAACTGCTCGAAGTAAAGCCCGATGATCCTCAGTTGCATTGGAGTTTGGGGGCGGCCTACTTTACCAAAGGAGATCTGTATAATACCCGTAAACAAATTGTTGTTTTAAGAAAGCTTAATCGTCAAGATCTGGCGGAAGATTTAGAACAATTGCTTGAGGAGTAA
- a CDS encoding PsbP-related protein: protein MNKNLKLFLALAVCLILSGAMILGGCSKFSSLFPEKMRRYYNADQKFSIQLPDSWEKQDGAEGIVFVGVSPVEDSSDVFQENINVVSQMLPQKIELEKLFTDNIEQLRSIAKNFFEEERGQTSIAGSDARWIIFSSGEGQIQVRILMYMFLQENRAFAINCVAISDKFPKYKYTFQRIAKSLRFEKF from the coding sequence ATGAACAAGAACTTAAAGCTATTTCTTGCATTGGCCGTATGCCTTATTCTGTCCGGGGCCATGATCTTAGGCGGGTGTTCCAAGTTTTCCAGCCTTTTCCCGGAAAAAATGCGCCGGTATTACAATGCAGATCAGAAATTCTCTATTCAATTGCCGGATAGCTGGGAAAAGCAAGACGGGGCGGAGGGAATTGTCTTTGTCGGGGTAAGCCCTGTTGAGGACAGTTCGGATGTTTTCCAGGAAAATATCAATGTTGTTTCTCAAATGTTGCCGCAGAAAATTGAACTCGAGAAACTTTTTACAGATAATATTGAACAGTTGCGTTCTATTGCCAAGAATTTCTTCGAAGAAGAGCGGGGACAGACGTCGATCGCCGGATCGGATGCGCGTTGGATCATCTTTTCTAGCGGGGAAGGCCAGATCCAAGTTAGGATCTTGATGTATATGTTTTTGCAGGAAAACAGGGCTTTTGCGATCAACTGCGTTGCCATTTCTGACAAATTCCCTAAATATAAATATACTTTTCAACGCATTGCCAAAAGTTTAAGATTTGAAAAGTTTTAA
- the rfbF gene encoding glucose-1-phosphate cytidylyltransferase, with the protein MKVVILCGGQGSRIKDVSDIIPKPMLPIGDKPMLWHIMKMYAHYGLKDFILCLGYKGWIIKEFFLNYYAKTSDLSLTLGTQNSLIYHSKNEETDWHVTLAETGEEANTGQRVWAIRNYLKDCEHFCFTYGDGVANVDINDLVKAHKRSGLLMTVTGVHPSGRFGEIKMKGNRICGFNEKPNVSAGLINGGFMVISRKAIEKYFGNGKQDLILESEIIPRIVKDGQVGIYKHGGFWQCVDTAREYHQLNQLWAKQKAPWKIW; encoded by the coding sequence ATGAAAGTTGTAATTCTCTGCGGTGGTCAAGGTTCCAGGATCAAAGATGTTTCTGACATTATCCCTAAGCCGATGCTCCCCATCGGAGACAAGCCGATGCTTTGGCATATTATGAAAATGTATGCGCATTATGGACTTAAAGATTTTATTCTTTGCCTAGGTTACAAAGGATGGATTATTAAAGAATTTTTTCTGAATTATTACGCCAAAACATCCGATCTTAGCCTGACATTGGGAACCCAAAATTCTCTTATCTATCACAGTAAAAACGAAGAAACCGATTGGCATGTGACCTTAGCCGAAACAGGAGAAGAAGCCAATACCGGCCAGCGGGTTTGGGCTATTCGCAATTATCTCAAAGACTGTGAACACTTTTGTTTTACTTATGGCGATGGCGTGGCCAACGTTGATATCAATGATCTGGTCAAAGCGCACAAAAGATCCGGCCTTTTGATGACGGTTACGGGTGTTCATCCGTCTGGGCGCTTTGGAGAGATCAAAATGAAGGGAAATCGTATTTGTGGATTTAATGAAAAACCTAATGTCAGCGCTGGTTTGATCAACGGCGGTTTTATGGTGATCAGCCGCAAGGCCATTGAAAAGTATTTTGGCAACGGAAAACAAGACCTCATCTTGGAAAGCGAGATCATCCCAAGAATCGTCAAAGACGGACAGGTGGGAATTTATAAACATGGCGGATTTTGGCAATGTGTGGATACAGCCCGAGAGTATCATCAGCTTAATCAGCTTTGGGCAAAACAAAAAGCACCTTGGAAGATCTGGTAG
- a CDS encoding GDP-mannose 4,6-dehydratase, translating into MSFWRNKKVLITGHEGFLGSWLTKTLIERKANIVGLDQAIGRPVSVLNGFRDRLTAIKGDVSDYELVHRIIKQHKPQVIFHLAAQATVESSLKNPRRALKTNIEGAWNILEACRAQRSVKAVVFSSSDKAYGSQKKLPYTEDMPLQGKHPYDVSKSCADLICQTYAHTFQVPVCITRCGNIYGPGDFHDSRIVPDAVKSVLKGKRLIIRSNGRYTRDYIYVEDIVRGYIVLAEKIQSLKLLGQAFNFSNEKPLSVLSLFSEIVSSAKKITKLKKIEPKILNRAQFEIQHQYLSSRKANRVLGWKAHYDLKQGLDKTIRWYQLHG; encoded by the coding sequence ATGTCATTCTGGAGAAATAAAAAAGTCCTTATTACCGGCCATGAAGGTTTTTTGGGGTCTTGGCTTACGAAGACTTTGATAGAAAGAAAAGCGAATATCGTCGGGCTTGATCAAGCTATTGGTCGGCCCGTTTCTGTTTTAAACGGTTTTCGAGACCGCTTAACGGCTATTAAAGGTGATGTATCCGACTATGAACTTGTTCACCGGATCATTAAACAGCATAAGCCTCAGGTGATCTTTCATTTGGCGGCACAGGCAACAGTTGAATCTTCTTTAAAAAATCCACGTAGGGCTTTAAAAACGAATATTGAAGGAGCTTGGAACATCTTAGAGGCTTGTCGCGCGCAGAGATCGGTTAAGGCTGTTGTTTTTTCTTCCAGCGACAAAGCCTATGGTTCTCAGAAAAAACTTCCCTATACCGAAGATATGCCTTTACAGGGAAAACATCCGTATGATGTTTCGAAAAGTTGCGCGGACCTTATTTGTCAAACCTATGCACACACATTTCAAGTTCCTGTGTGCATAACACGTTGCGGAAATATTTACGGGCCGGGAGATTTTCATGATTCTCGCATTGTTCCCGACGCGGTAAAAAGCGTGCTTAAAGGAAAACGTCTTATTATTCGCAGCAACGGGCGTTATACACGCGATTATATTTATGTCGAGGATATTGTTCGCGGGTATATTGTTTTGGCGGAAAAAATCCAATCGTTAAAACTCTTAGGACAAGCGTTTAATTTTAGCAATGAAAAACCATTAAGCGTCTTAAGCCTCTTCTCTGAGATCGTTTCTTCGGCGAAAAAGATAACCAAACTTAAGAAAATAGAACCAAAAATATTAAATCGAGCGCAATTTGAAATTCAACATCAATATCTTTCTTCACGAAAAGCGAACCGTGTTTTAGGATGGAAAGCCCATTACGATCTAAAGCAAGGTTTAGATAAAACTATTCGCTGGTACCAATTACATGGATAA